Proteins encoded by one window of Nasonia vitripennis strain AsymCx chromosome 5, Nvit_psr_1.1, whole genome shotgun sequence:
- the LOC100120586 gene encoding ras-like protein 2, whose translation MSWATNNDNNRMNYSSTYKLVVVGGGGVGKSAITIQFIQSYFVTDYDPTIEDSYTKQCVIDDVPAKLDILDTAGQEEFSAMREQYMRSGEGFLLVFSVTDHSSFDEIFKFHRQILRVKDRDEFPMLMVGNKADLDHQRAVSVEEAQNLARQLKIPYIECSAKLRMNVDQAFHELVRIVRKFQLSERPPLKPNYKKNKKCCVL comes from the exons ATGTCGTGGGCGACGAACAACGACAACAACAGGATGAACTACTCGTCGACGTACAAGCTAGTCGTCGTCGGTGGCGGTGGAGTCGGCAAGTCGGCGATCACGATACAGTTCATTCAG AGCTACTTCGTGACCGACTACGACCCGACCATCGAAGACTCGTACACAAAACAGTGTGTCATCGACGATGTTCCTGCGAAACTCGACA TTTTGGACACTGCTGGCCAAGAAGAATTCAGTGCTATGCGAGAACAGTACATGAGAAGCGGCGAGGGATTTCTGCTCGTTTTCTCGGTGACGGATCACTCATCCTTCGACGAGATCTTCAAATTTCACAGACAAATTCTGCGAGTGAAAGATCGCGACGAGTTTCCCATGCTCATGGTCGGCAACAAGGCTGATCTAGATCATCAACGAGCG GTCTCGGTGGAGGAAGCCCAGAATCTTGCGCGACAATTGAAAATCCCGTACATCGAGTGCAGTGCCAAACTACGCATGAACGTGGATCAAGCTTTTCACGAGCTTGTGCGCATCGTACGGAAATTTCAGCTGTCCGAGAGGCCGCCGTTAAAGCCTAATTATAAGAAAAACAAGAAGTGTTGTGTCTTATAA
- the LOC100679750 gene encoding anaphase-promoting complex subunit 7, with protein sequence MSGLFDQIQHLYDQSLYSNVISLANLVLSLNDHNYNLLPSSTKFLVYVYCANSYFYLGKYRRAESLYKESLQLRKCLLKLKGATKPNQEGQKELASDVDIKYQIHLCLVKLKNSQEALQVLQSIPGKQRTPKINMALAKMFQEQGMERSAIASYKEVLRECPLALEAAEGLLALGVKGIEVNSIIMGCNLNLQNFDWLNAWIKAHAHINSREYNHAVTTLRSLDNVNCLIDNHNLLVTMGECYYYAGDYKNALMCLRRARIIEPDTTRGLDIYAAVLQRTEHVKELEKLIPFVSSMSECSTESYTAMAYALFGLHKLNKANTIANQAIAIAPNNVEAIILRGNVLIEQKKYQDALHHFRQALQLKPHRYEAHKGLADCFVGMHRLREASNIASSAYKQLGPTPRVLTLYASVLMKDPVTVGKAKNLLEKALTQEETYLPAVYYLAEIYEQEMNLEAAIELLKKQAEVQPTCKLHQMLGDLWARIHNAEKALDHYAIALNIDPGDRRVLEGMHRLESTSNTMDSSSYYMAVGEEHTDPTYEVGEGLPDTDNDEAADESETEAVWSDMDLEANSQ encoded by the exons atgtCTGGGCTGTTCGATCAAATTCAGCATCTCTACGATCAATCACTCTACTCTAATGTGATTTCTTTA GCAAATTTAGTTTTATCACTCAATGACCACAACTACAACCTCTTACCTTCGAGCACAAAGTTTCTTGTTTACGTTTATTGTGCAAACTCGTATTTTTATCTCGGAAAATATAGGAGAGCTGAATCTCTTTACAAGGAGTCACTACAGTTAAGAAAATGTTTACTGAAGTTAAAAGGAGCCACAAAGCCAAATCAAGAGGGTCAAAAGGAACTGGCATCAGATGTAgatataaaatatcaaattcatCTGTGCCTGGTTAAATTGAAAAACTCTCAAGAGGCTCTACAAGTATTACAAAGTATTCCTGGAAAACAGCGAACTCCAAAGATTAACATGGCTCTGGCCAAAATGTTTCAAGAACAAGGTATGGAACGCTCTGCCATAGCATCGTACAAAGAAGTCTTGAGAGAATGCCCCTTAGCTCTTGAGGCAGCAGAAGGTTTATTAGCTCTAGGTGTGAAAGGTATAGAAGTTAATTCTATAATTATgggctgtaatttaaatttacaaaattttgactGGCTCAATGCTTGGATAAAAGCACATGCTCATATAAATAGTAGAGAGTACAATCATGCAGTCACAACACTGCGCTCATTGGACAACGTTAATTGTTTGATAGATAATCATAATCTACTTGTAACTATGGGTGAATGTTATTATTATGCTGGAGACTACAAGAATGCACTCATGTGTTTAAGACGAGCAAGAATTATTGAACCTGATACAACTAGGGG ACTAGATATATATGCTGCTGTACTGCAACGAACTGAGCATGTAaaagaattagaaaaattaataccaTTTGTATCTTCCATGAGTGAATGCTCAACAGAATCTTATACTGCTATGGCTTATGCTTTATTTGGCTTACACAAACTGAATAAAGCCAACACTATAGCAAACCAAGCTATAGCTATAGCACCAAATAATGTAGAAGCGATTATCCTGAGAGGTAATGTTCTCATAGAACAGAAGAAATATCAAGATGCATTACATCACTTTCGTCAGGCTCTACAATTAAAACCTCACCGCTATGAAGCACATAAAGGCTTGGCAGATTGTTTTGTTGGAATGCACCGCCTAAGAGAAGCCTCCAACATTGCTAGTAGTGCATACAAGCAGCTTGGTCCAACGCCTCGAGTCCTCACG TTGTATGCATCTGTATTGATGAAAGATCCAGTAACGGTGGGAAAAGCTAAAAATCTTCTGGAAAAAGCATTGACTCAAGAAGAAACGTATCTGCCAGCAGTTTATTATCTAGCGGAAATTTATGAGCAAGAGATGAATTTAGAGGCTGCCAttgaacttttgaaaaaacaagcTGAAGTTCAACCGACTTGCAAGTTGCATCAAATGCTTGGTGACCTTTGGGCTAGAATACACAATGCAGAAAAGGCTCTTGACCATTATGCAATAGCTCTGAa CATTGATCCAGGCGATAGGAGAGTATTAGAAGGTATGCACAGGCTAGAAAGTACTTCAAACACAATGGACTCCTCTTCTTACTACATGGCGGTTGGCGAAGAACACACAGATCCTACGTACGAGGTCGGCGAAGGACTACCAGACACAGACAACGACGAAGCAGCGGATGAAAGCGAAACGGAGGCAGTTTGGTCGGACATGGATTTAGAAGCGAATAGTCAATAA
- the LOC100679600 gene encoding PRELI domain-containing protein 1, mitochondrial isoform X1 has translation MVKYFENSTVFQFSWDQVAQGFWRRYPNPNSTHVISEDTISRELKDGKLYTKRLLTKTNRVPKWGERFISKNNVKIVEESIVDPKKKILTTYTRNLGYTKVMSVVEKVVYKVSDENPQWTEAKRSAWIESSVFGFSRAIQAFGLDRFKKNCTKMSNGFNYVLAHMFPSTARFMNPNLAQMGFSERVDEPSMIRLTHAAEDFQHSLHDKAEKMKDAAKKATDLAKQKAGPIYVTNQS, from the exons ATGGTCAAGTACTTTGAAAACAGCACAGTTTTCCAATTCTCTTGGGATCAGGTTGCGCAAGGATTTTGGCGTAGATACCCAAATCCTAATAG CACACACGTAATAAGTGAAGATACAATTTCAAGGGAACTAAAAGATGGCAAATTGTACACTAAAAGGCTATTAACTAAAACTAATCGTGTTCCAAAATGGGGTGAAAGATttataagtaaaaataatgtcAAAATCGTTGAAGAAAGCATAGTGGACCccaagaaaaaaattcttacAACTTACACTAGAAATTTGGGTTACACTAAAGTTATG AGTGTTGTTGAAAAAGTAGTGTATAAAGTATCTGATGAAAATCCTCAATGGACTGAAGCTAAAAGATCAGCATGGATCGAGAGTTCAGTATTTGGTTTCAGTCGAGCAATACAAGCTTTTGGACTTGACAGgttcaaaaaaaattgtactaAAATGTCAAACGGTTTTAATTATGTACTTGCACACATGTTCCCTAGTACAGCTCGATTTATGAATCCAAATCTTGCTCAAATGGGTTTTTCTGAAAGG GTTGATGAACCTTCAATGATAAGGTTGACTCATGCTGCCGAAGACTTTCAACATTCTCTGCACGATAAAGCTGAAAAGATGAAAGACGCCGCGAAGAAAGCTACTGATCTCGCAAAGCAAAAGGCTGGGCCTATTTACGTGACTAACCAGTCGTAA
- the LOC100679600 gene encoding protein preli-like isoform X2 yields MVKYFENSTVFQFSWDQVAQGFWRRYPNPNSTHVISEDTISRELKDGKLYTKRLLTKTNRVPKWGERFISKNNVKIVEESIVDPKKKILTTYTRNLGYTKVMSVVEKVVYKVSDENPQWTEAKRSAWIESSVFGFSRAIQAFGLDRFKKNCTKMSNGFNYVLAHMFPSTARFMNPNLAQMGFSERICLCITCRLMNLQ; encoded by the exons ATGGTCAAGTACTTTGAAAACAGCACAGTTTTCCAATTCTCTTGGGATCAGGTTGCGCAAGGATTTTGGCGTAGATACCCAAATCCTAATAG CACACACGTAATAAGTGAAGATACAATTTCAAGGGAACTAAAAGATGGCAAATTGTACACTAAAAGGCTATTAACTAAAACTAATCGTGTTCCAAAATGGGGTGAAAGATttataagtaaaaataatgtcAAAATCGTTGAAGAAAGCATAGTGGACCccaagaaaaaaattcttacAACTTACACTAGAAATTTGGGTTACACTAAAGTTATG AGTGTTGTTGAAAAAGTAGTGTATAAAGTATCTGATGAAAATCCTCAATGGACTGAAGCTAAAAGATCAGCATGGATCGAGAGTTCAGTATTTGGTTTCAGTCGAGCAATACAAGCTTTTGGACTTGACAGgttcaaaaaaaattgtactaAAATGTCAAACGGTTTTAATTATGTACTTGCACACATGTTCCCTAGTACAGCTCGATTTATGAATCCAAATCTTGCTCAAATGGGTTTTTCTGAAAGG ATTTGTTTATGTATCACTTGCAGGTTGATGAACCTTCAATGA